One Malania oleifera isolate guangnan ecotype guangnan chromosome 10, ASM2987363v1, whole genome shotgun sequence genomic region harbors:
- the LOC131166814 gene encoding uncharacterized protein LOC131166814, whose translation MGNCFDKLTAEIAPSDVIKGSPVVRLCGSPTSTVTCYVRFGLLYKPVSVHFVPAEEPDHGSGDPVIRFGSETVSGPPERLIRYIDSKFPDPPLLNGVPGDEKTPLAVRVARLQHRSMTWHVERLVRWAEDLAARGGGAAAVDPAVGSLRMEVKKFGRSYGQLLEVMLEHAQMEERVVFPLLESADPGLCKAANEYHARDLPIMNGIKEDIKSIGVLDTGTPSYQEALFNLHNRLKTLQQYCKEHFDEEERKLLPCVEAVEVSREQHGRVFERCLEVMEGTHSGLFPFLIEGLLPREAMQYLDLIITQCSNKERVASMLRAVTK comes from the exons ATGGGGAATTGCTTCGACAAATTGACGGCGGAGATCGCGCCCTCCGACGTCATCAAGGGCTCTCCCGTCGTCCGGTTGTGCGGATCGCCGACCAGCACCGTCACCTGCTACGTCCGATTCGGTCTGCTCTACAAGCCTGTCTCTGTGCACTTCGTACCCGCTGAGGAACCGGATCACGGGTCGGGCGACCCGGTGATCCGATTCGGATCCGAGACGGTTTCGGGACCGCCCGAGAGGCTGATCCGGTACATCGACTCAAAGTTCCCGGACCCGCCGTTGCTGAACGGGGTGCCGGGGGACGAAAAGACGCCGTTGGCGGTGCGGGTGGCGAGGCTGCAGCACAGGAGCATGACGTGGCACGTGGAGAGGCTGGTGAGGTGGGCGGAGGACCTGGCTGCGCGTGGCGGGGGGGCGGCGGCGGTGGATCCGGCGGTGGGGAGTCTGCGGATGGAGGTGAAGAAGTTCGGGCGGAGCTACGGGCAACTGTTGGAGGTGATGCTGGAGCACGCCCAGATGGAGGAACGGGTCGTCTTCCCACTGTTGGAGTCGGCTGATCCAG GGTTATGTAAAGCAGCAAATGAGTACCATGCCAGGGACCTACCCATCATGAATGGCATCAAAGAAGATATCAAATCCATAGGAGTTCTGGACACAGGGACTCCCTCCTACCAAGAAGCCCTCTTCAATCTTCACAATAGACTCAAAACATTACAG CAATACTGCAAAGAACACTTTGATGAGGAGGAAAGGAAGCTACTTCCATGCGTGGAGGCAGTGGAGGTGAGCAGAGAGCAGCACGGGAGGGTCTTCGAGCGGTGCTTAGAGGTAATGGAGGGCACCCACTCTGGCCTCTTCCCCTTTCTCATTGAAGGTCTCCTCCCTCGGGAAGCAATGCAGTACTTGGATTTGATCATCAcccaatgcagcaacaaagagcGAGTGGCATCCATGCTTCGAGCTGTCACTAAGTAA